The Aedes albopictus strain Foshan chromosome 1, AalbF5, whole genome shotgun sequence genomic interval CttttccgccagacttttgtaggcagcgctgttTGAGTTATTGAAATACTAGTTTATTAATAATACCTTTTGCATTTACTACAATAAATTGGCTGAGTGACTCTAAGTGGCTGAGTGGCTGATTAACCTGAGTGTTACGAGTGTAAGAAGAGTTGTACGAGAAAAGTGATAGAAGATTCATAATAAAAAACTGGGTCACAGTGCGATAATGAGCGGTTGACTAAATTAAGCACTGATTAAACCTACGAGTTCTTCAGTCGGCTCTGCATTAATAGATGTCACATAAATTCAAAAGCTTTATCTCGACAGAGTGAATATTTACACATCTACCGTTTACAGTACATGTTTCATTCTTTATCAGCATTCCAGCAAAACAGCAGCGGAAGCACCGTGCATCTTCGAAGTTCCACCATACATGATGTTTAGTTTCAATTGGAGATGCCTTGGAAACGCCCATCCACGGTTCCGTATCCGAAGGTTTGGCATCGCTTCCAGTCGCGAGATGTGACGATATCGGAACCGAGCGACAATCACCTGGTGGAGTACCGGGTGGAAGATCTGACCGCGGATCGCTTCGAAGATGCACTTCGCCATTTTACGGAGCACTTTGCCGGCGATGAGCCACTTGCCGCGAATAGGGGTTTGTGTCGATTGTGGATCGAGTGTTTGTATACAGGGTTTGAAAAATTGACGTACTTTACAGGAGTTGTCAGCGATCCGGAAGCTATGAGGGATCATTACGATTTCTGGCGATGGGTCTTCGATCAGAAGATGACCATCGTTTGCTATAAGGAAGGGTCGGATGAAATCATCGGCGTCAATTTGTTGTTTGTGAAGCTAGCCAGTGACGTAAAGAAAGATGTTGTGGTGAGTTGCGAATCATATTGCTTAATGGAaacttcggtaacattttctgACCCATACAGGTCCGAAGTCAATCCACACGGGACATCGTGGAAATCCACGGATACATGATGACCGAGCGCTTCAACGTGTTCAACCTTCTTCACGTGGATCAATATCTAAACGCCGTTGGTTTGGCCATCAATCGTCGCTACCGTGGCCTAGGAATCGCTACGGAAATGCTTCGTGCGAGAATTCCGATCTGTCGTGAGTTCCAAATCCCAGTAACCGTAACCGATTTCACCGCTCAAGGATCGCAGCGAGCTGCCGAAAAAGCCGGCTTCCGAACCGAAGCGGAAGTCACGTATGAAGAATTGGCGCGGATTCGACCCAACTTCGTCTTCCCTGGCATCAAAGACAAAAGTCTCAAAATGATGAGTCTCTGGGTAGACCGCAAATAAATCAAACACTTCCAAAAATAGATGTAACGCTACTGTCTCCGAACGGTCTCCCTTTGCAAGAGATTACACACCAGCACAGGAAATTAGGTTTAGGATTGGTATCAGCGATTGACTGGGGGCTATCGGTGTTGTCGTGACACTTGAATCCAAATCAGTAGAACCGTTATCAGCAATGATAGACGAAAAACAATTCATTCATCCATCGAGGGACGGGAACTTGACCGCACACCTTTCGATTCCATTACTTGGCCGAAGATAAGGCCACGgagctggagatttcttcagttttgaaTTGGAAGCGGTTGCGATGGGTTTCAAGcgtccagtagaaattccttatCCCACGGTTTGGCACAGGTTCCAAGCCAAGGGATTGGGAGAAGATGGCCAGTTAGAGTGGTACACCATTCAGGACCTTCCGGAGGAGCGTTTCGAGGATGCCGTCCGGCACTTGAGCGAGCACTTTGCTCGCGACGAGCAGATGAACCAGGCCAAGGGCCTGGATCGTGATGAGTGTGCCATGAAGGAAGTCGTACAGCTTTGGAACGCCATGCTTCCGGAGCGTTTGTCTGTGGTGTGTTTCCGAGAGGGTTCCGACGAAATCGTTGGAGTTAACGTGCTGGGTGTTGCATCCAAGTTCGACAAGGAAGAACCGAAGGTTAGAGACAATCATTGTCCGTTCAAAGTGGGGAATTCAATCATTTGATCCATTCCAGTTCAAGAGTGAAATCTTCCAAACCATCTTCGACACCATCGGGTACATCTCGCAGCAGACCAACGTGTACGAGCGCTACGGAGTGGACCAGTATTTGAATGCGATGGGTCTTTCGGTGGATCCGGTCTATCGGGGGCGTGGCATAGCAACCGAACTGCTGCGTGCTAGGGTTTCGCTTTGCAAAGCGATGGGTATCAAGCTGACCTCTACGTGCTTCACGGGACCCGGATCGCAGGGTGCTGCCCGGAAGGTTGGCTTCGAGGAGAATTTCAGCATCACCTATGCGGAATTGGCTAAAGTCGATGCTCGGTTCGAGTACCCTGGTTTGCAAGAGAAGTGCTGCAAATATATGAGTCTGAAGATTGATTAGATAACAAACGGATGATGGATTGATTGTTTGGTGAATTGAAGAACCACATGTTCTGCCTTTCTCATactgtctacccccgttggtttgacctcatctaatttgaacactttttaatttgaccccctctaatctgcacatcgttcaaactaaaaatggtgaaacggaacacagaatcaaaacaaaacagcaaaaacggttactatcggtgtgtttttcgatgtccacagggttactagaagttcaaagtgaaaaacgaaccccgttggtttggatgaggtgtcgttcataccaacgggggtagacggtacagatCTCGCATTACTTaatataggcaaccgcccaaccttcatggtatctgctagagaggaagtgttagacataacgctttgctctagtagaattaatcacgagctgaccaattggcatgtgtcagatgaagaatctttatctgaccattgttacatcttttttgaacatttaaatgttacttcgcaaacattgcgcttCAGggatccccggtcaacaaactgggatctttttactgatttggttgtggccaaatttcatggatactcaccatccattgacactccaagtgatttagatgatgccgttgatactacaacgaccttcatcatggaacctttgaagaagcatgccctctacggtctgtgaggatcacaagaggaaccccttggtggaattctgatctggcgaaactcaggaaacaatgtagaaagagttggaacagacgacgttcggctggttcggaggttttcaggtcggctcgcaaggcctacaggaaagctctccggtctgctgaacgatttggctggaaaaacctttgtatgtTTCCAGTTTAAGCGACGCCAGTCAGTTAAATctaatccttgcgaaatctaaggatttccgagtgaacgaacttcgtttgccaaatggcgatctgacttcctctgatgaggaagttctggaatgcttattcagcacacacttccctggatgtgtgatattacatcttcggatgaacctgatgtcttttcttgtagttacgattccctggcttcggctcggagtatcgtaactatagaatcgattgaatgggcactttatagctttgctcctttcaaatctcctggggcagatgggatttatcctattttgcttcagaagggatttgatcatttcatacatgttttgaaaaaaaaaacttatttgcagttttgctacagggtatattcccaaatcctggcgggatattactgtgaagtttattccgaaagtggttcgtgcgtcgtatgaagaagcaaagagtttcagacttaTCAgtatgacctcttttcttctgacatGCTCGCATTGTCGGTcattggccaatgtgcctcttcatgtgaaccaacatgcctaccaatctggtaagtccactatgACTCAttcacacaaggttgtttacgatatcgagaaagcattcgctcaaaagcaatcttgtttgggtgctttcttagatatcgagggtgcatttgacaatgtgcctttcgatgtcatattggaagccgcacggagtcatggtatatcgccaatgatttccaattggattcatcaaacgctcaaaaaccgacatctcttctcgacattgcgtctagcagggattagaaaattgagtgtttgtggatgcctccaaggggaagtcttgtcaccgcttttgtggaatctcgtagcagatacgctattgaggcatagTGGTTTTCCTgcatatggttttgccgacgactgcctagcattgttagttggtatgtgtatcaccacccttttcgacctgatgcaaagtgcccttcaggtagttgagggttggtgtcgccaatatggcctttcggtaaatccgagtaaaacatctattgttcttttcacggaaaagcgaaatcgtaatggtgttcgacctttgcgtctctttgattttgaaatcgatgtgactgaacaggtaaagtacgttggagtcattcttgattccaagctttcctggacacctcacattgagttcagaatcaagaaagcttgtatggccttcgggcaatgccggcgaacctttggtacaacttggggtctaaaactcaagtatatcaaatggatctacacaactgttgttcgttcaatattggcctatggatgtcttggtGGCAAAAGGGAGAAAttagaacggtccaatcaaagttaggccatctccaaaggatgtgcttaatggcgatgtctggagcattctcttcaactcccacgacaGCATTCGAAGTTTTATTTGACGttactccactacacattcatctcaaacaagaagcactttcttgcacttaccgtctacgggtgctCGATCTACTAGAGGAAATTCCTTTTAACCACACATCAACATACACCTCGTTATTTCCactttttggtgaattgggataaaattgtccttgctccaagtgatcttacaattgcttgcaaTTTCCCAtaaaggacattttccacgaaattcccttcccgggaagagtggacatctggatatctggagagaagtatttcagacggcatcgtatgttacactgatggctcccttctcgaaggtcgagcaggtgctggtgtttattatcgtgagctaaggctgtatcagtcttactcacttggcagacactgcaccgtttttcaggccgaaatctttgctcttatgtgtggagtgcaatcagcacttcagcagcacgtaatgggcaaagtaatatacttctgttcagatagccaggctgctattaaagcacttgcttcggccaactccaggtcgaagatagttatcgcttgtcgaactcaaatctagaagctgaattcaacaaacgctgttcaccttgtaggggaattgggggtaatatgaacaccctaagcgtttctcgtcttttccaatagaaatatgacaaaatctttCCTTTTTACCCTGTTACATCGTAGATGGTAATatattctaagagttctggaagaaaatattgataaaaagtacaattttcttacattattttcgattgcaaaaaatgcaagaaaacagagtcatgaaaaatagtgtgggtaaaatgaacaatcgatgggggtaaaatgaacatgtcttcaaaaactagcttaaatgtttaatttcgatatattcaagtATAGGTCACCAAATTCAATGTAAACTTTATATGCTtcacttttaaaatttttgatataaatttggaatgtgctgaaatcattatttgtaaaaaatgtactaaaataagcggttttaaggataaaaatcttattttataagcgtaaaatatttttttcttaactttttgctcTAGTTGTGTCATAATATGTATTCTAGATCTCAATATACAgagattgcacaaaattttataaaaattggataaagtttgaaccagctgttcattttacccccaagtcgaaaaatatacgaatggaccttaattcagatatgttcaattttacatcagagcatatttttCACGTGGCTTTTGAACTTTTCGATATAATTAAgtggtttatttaattttaaagttCAAAATCTGCAGAAGTATAATGGTTTACGCTATCACACAGaatccaatcgttaaaacatgcagaaatacgctaattgctgtaaaacaccaccctgttcattttacccccccccccctgttcattttacccacaattcccctatgggtacctggccattcttccatcgctggaaatgaattggctgatgagttagctcgcactggagcatcacatgacttcattgcccctgaaccagctattcctatatcgaagtgttgggtaaagcttcagattcacacccgGGCTGCTACTTaatacagacaatactggaatagtttggagtatagatagtagagtaaacatagatccgtgttgatgaatccgttgtatccaaacgaactgtcaaaatctgtatccaaacgagcatgacgtcacaatttggacaacatcaatggagcgcatgacgtcatattcaaccgtcgcactcttgaaaattactacttacacgcttgaaacattttagtcagctttgtccgcggatctatgtttactctactatctatagtttggagtcatgtcctcaaaccaaattgtattgtactgagtcatctccaagggtggcgaagtatctcacaaatatgtcaaagcagaattgcagcattctggtcaaagcattgactggccactgctaactcagctatcacatggcgaatattcagcaagctgattcatttgcatgcgaTAGCTGtggatccgattatggaacttcgtatcatttgacatgtaactgtccagtttttgcgcaactgcgtttccgagtattcggtaaacacttattaagtaaatctgacttcagagacctgaatattcaggatattctgttgttcttaacccgctgtggtaaagagcaatAAGGCTCTCTTTCCGTTTCGCTTTattcgttattacagtgcccttttcagggcgctgtttgaacccattgtggtacgcttatgggttggtatcctcttccagggtatttttcctatttccctacctgtccttatccccatccttatacTTATTTCCTTCCTTGAAATAGGCCATCGCcaagcacaaatgtcccaaatggaggataacgtgcctctggagccggccttctgatacctgatcccCTTGCCGTAGCCCActacgagattcaaagggacCCGAGAATGTTCCTGATAGGGAACCGAGCCACTTGGACATGGCATCTATTATGGGGacttttccgctataacttagtcaattttgaaccaattgatgcaatttttggaacgcggtgagataggtaAATAAGGACAAATAAGAatggataaataaaaaaaaaactagacgaAGTACATGTCCGTTTTGTTGATACTTTATTCTTATTACTCATAGAATTTAGCGATTGACACGCTTTCCTACATATTTCACAGTCAAACGAAATAGTTGCGCCTTCGATCCGTCTGGTCGTTCAAACTTTCACACTTAAAGTTAGTACTCTAATTTATAGTCTATCAAACTTTTCAATCCTTGCGGCTCATCTATTCGGTTTAGTTTGTttgttttaattgtttttttttctgattgatATTGGTTATTTGAAAATGTGTTAAAATATAGTTTGAATTAGGACTGACTTCAACATCCGTAGGATTCCGCCCTGCCTAAGTAGCTATTATATAGGATCGATTCGTCCTACCGAATAGTATCTTCTGTCGCCTATTTTACGTCCTTTACTTAAAACCCAGGATTCCCATCCCGTGTGGATTCTTTTGCACAAATATTAGGTTCTATTGGAAGAGGTCCTCCAATTTTACAATTACTCAGAAGCAGGTAAGGAAAAATGCAAACTCTCTCGACCACCTTAGTCCAGGAAATGCGGTTTCAAATACTTGAGCATACCGAACGTGCGGAACCGCTTCACCCCGATGACCTTCTGCAGTTCGGAGTCGCAGATGGCGTACTGCTTGTTCTTCGGATCGTACAGGTTGCGCTCCTTGATGATGGTCCAGACCTTCTTGACCACCTCGTGTCTGGGCAGTGCCTCGGCTCCGCAAATCGCAGCCAACTCCGGCGAGAGGTTGTACGGCCGGGTGAAGCCCGTTCCCTTGCCCTTCTTTGCGCCGGGGGCCTTCTTGGCCTTGGCCGGCTTCGATCGTTTCCAGTCCTCGTCCGAGTCGGAGTCCGAGCCCTTCTTCTTGCGACCGCCCTTCTTGGCGCCACCCTTCGGGCCCTTGTTCGGCTTGTAGTCGTCATCCGAACCCGCATCGTCCTCGGACTCTTCCTCGCTGTCCGATCCGCGCTTCTTCTTCTTGGCTGGTCCGCGCTTGGCCGGCGCACCACGCTTGCCCTTCTTCTTCTTATCGTCTTCCGAGTCTTCCTCGTCCTCTTCCTCTTCCTCGTCTTCGCTGTCCTGCTTCTTTTTCGATTGCTTCTTCTTGGGGGCTTCCTCTTCTTCCTCCTCGTCCTCTTCCTCTTCCTCGCCGGATTCGTCCTGGGCGTTGACGTATTCCATTACGAGGTCGTCCACTTCCTTCTTGCGGCCAGACAGGTCGCACTTCAGGTTGGCCTCCAGCTGCAGGCGCACCTTCTTGGCGGCCGTTTCCTCCAGGTTGGCATCCTTCAGGATGGCTACAATGGAAAAGGGTGAAGTAAAGTGAGATTAGCTTATTTCTCGTCGTTTGGTGATATGACGATTTAATTAGGAGAAAGTCGTTCTACgcttaattgtcccatgttatatgagattcccatataacatgggacatttatgcgtagaacggcagtataagccCTTTTTGCAACAGGTGGGACCATAACACTAGTATTCTAAAGAAAATCCTAATTGCAGGTTTGGTATAGAAGAATTCACGGATAAAACCTAAAATTTGCATTTAAAGAAACTATTAGAAAAATATATGTGATCAAATTTGTGAAATTTATGACGAGTTGGAAAAGACTGTGaaagtgtttgttttttttttcttttcttgttAACAAAGGTATGTTGAGTCAAAACAATGTCTGCTCATCGGACTCGATCATCCGGGAACTTTTTTTCATTCATATTAAGATTATTGGTGTTAGCGTTATTTTATTCGTgatccttctggagattcctccagaaattcttccaaaaacttcttcgagaaatttctccatttctCTTTCACGAACTTCTGTTGGTTTTATTTTCAGAAGCTCCTAAAGATTTAAGAAGCGTTCACAGAACTCCTAAAATGTTTTTAAAGATTGAAATTTTAATGACTTTTTTtgccttttcagtccgattgtgagatcaaaaacaaccttatgttctcatacTCAAACGGTTCGATCTGTATCGGACGAGAAACAATTGATAactcgaatccttgaaaaaaaatcgatacggatcgaaacgtcagaGTGAGAGAAAATAAGGTTGTTTATGATCTCACAATCGGtctgaaaagccaaaaaaatcttaaaacacACCAAGAACAGTCAGAACCAAATAGTGTAAAGATTGAAAGTAAGAAATCCAAAATAATCCTTAGAAAAACTCCCGgaatactcccataagaaacatcgggaacaagaatttcaaaaagaacttctgaagaattactACAATTAACTCTACATGGATTCCTAGGAACAACTAAATACTGAAAGATTCCCAAcagaatttaagaaggaacttAAGATTCAAGATCAAGAGGATTGTGTGGGTTGAACCCAGAAGTATGATTCTaaggatttcagaaggaatttggtAAAGGATATCTGGAAtaattgcagaaggaatatctaaaaaaactccagaaaacttttggagaaatcccaggggtGACGAACTCATTTGATTATCTAAACTAAAACTTTCCAACGAATCGAGGAATTCTAgagggaattccttgggaaagctCAGAAGTAGTTCTGGAGACATTCTAGAAaattacaaagaaaaaaaatagatttcgATTTAGGAAAggtatcccagaaaaaaaaaatctaaaggtatCCATTaaggaatgcctgatggaatctcagaagcaactggtacaaattctattggaaatcccgaagaaatttctagaaaatgaaGAATGGAGgaacattttgaaggaattcaagaggatcctctgcaaaaaaaaaacaaaaaaaaaacttataccgtctacccccgttggtttgaacgacacctcatgcaaaccaacggggttcatttttaattcgaacgtctagcaactcttttagcatcgaaaaacacctgatttggtgttttgttttggttctgcgttccgtttcacaccgttccactagcagaatgacgtttgaaccatttttagtttgaacgatgtgcagattagagggggtcaaactaaaaagtgttcatattacatgcggtcaaaccaacgagggtagacggtaaagGAACGGCAAAATATGCTCTGAAAAATAACGTGAACGAACTCCAGCCACAATTTTCAGGAAAGCGCAAATCCAACATAATtactaagaggaatctctgaaaatacCCCatcgagaaatcccaaaagaacttctggtgaaatctctgaagattGTCCAGGAGAAACCTGTAAGATTACCATCTTAAAAAAACTCTTACGGGAATCAAAGAAGGAGTCCTGGAGGAAGTTCAgcaaaaactcatggaggaattctcggtggaacttcTGAGGTAATCTCCGTcgcaactactggagaaattcaaaagaaaCATGTGAGTGAATTCCAGATACAAAATCTTTGGAGGGATCACAGATGATGTACTCCTTGaggagttcaaaaatgatgttttcaatGTATTGACAGAGATAACCAAGGTGAATCGTATTTCGAgaaatattcttggaagaatcctagaagataCCCACCGGGGAATCACAAGAGATTATAGAGAAAACAAAATATGAGATTACGTACAGGTACAGGAATGAGAAAAAGAACTTTTTGCGAAATTTCCAAAAAGGGAccatttataaaccacgtagactttttggggagagggggggtctggccaaagtctacgctccatacaaatttaagaatttttgtatggacgaaagtctac includes:
- the LOC115268779 gene encoding uncharacterized protein LOC115268779, with the protein product MGFKRPVEIPYPTVWHRFQAKGLGEDGQLEWYTIQDLPEERFEDAVRHLSEHFARDEQMNQAKGLDRDECAMKEVVQLWNAMLPERLSVVCFREGSDEIVGVNVLGVASKFDKEEPKFKSEIFQTIFDTIGYISQQTNVYERYGVDQYLNAMGLSVDPVYRGRGIATELLRARVSLCKAMGIKLTSTCFTGPGSQGAARKVGFEENFSITYAELAKVDARFEYPGLQEKCCKYMSLKID
- the LOC115259545 gene encoding uncharacterized protein LOC115259545 — its product is MPEPTKDELRKEIAAILKDANLEETAAKKVRLQLEANLKCDLSGRKKEVDDLVMEYVNAQDESGEEEEEDEEEEEEAPKKKQSKKKQDSEDEEEEEDEEDSEDDKKKKGKRGAPAKRGPAKKKKRGSDSEEESEDDAGSDDDYKPNKGPKGGAKKGGRKKKGSDSDSDEDWKRSKPAKAKKAPGAKKGKGTGFTRPYNLSPELAAICGAEALPRHEVVKKVWTIIKERNLYDPKNKQYAICDSELQKVIGVKRFRTFGMLKYLKPHFLD
- the LOC109412744 gene encoding uncharacterized protein LOC109412744, producing the protein MPWKRPSTVPYPKVWHRFQSRDVTISEPSDNHLVEYRVEDLTADRFEDALRHFTEHFAGDEPLAANRGVVSDPEAMRDHYDFWRWVFDQKMTIVCYKEGSDEIIGVNLLFVKLASDVKKDVVVRSQSTRDIVEIHGYMMTERFNVFNLLHVDQYLNAVGLAINRRYRGLGIATEMLRARIPICREFQIPVTVTDFTAQGSQRAAEKAGFRTEAEVTYEELARIRPNFVFPGIKDKSLKMMSLWVDRK